The genome window GTCCAGCCCGCCATGGGGACCACCGTGCGCACGCGCGGGTCCCTCTCGGCGATGAGGAAGGAATGGCCGCCGCCGTAGGAGATCCCGGTGACGCCCAGCGCCCCTTCCAGCAGCGGAAGGCCGCTCTCCCTCGTGAGCCAGTCGATGGCGTCCTCGAGGTCGTTGATCTCGTGGTCCGGGTCGGCGCAGAGAACTTCTCCGCCCGACGATCCCCACCCCCGGCAGTCGTATGCCAGCACCACGTATCCGGACGAGGCGAAATGGGGCGCGTAGAGGTGGCACTGCCAGCGCGAAAGCACCCAGGAATGCACCATGATCAGGGCAGGGAAGGGGCCTGTGCCGTGGGGCACGTAGAGGGCCGCGGAAAGCCTGGTGCCGTCCCTCGCGACGAGCTTGAACTGCTCCATGCGATAGCCCCTGCGCTCGCCCCGCACGCGTGCCTGCCATGCCGCGAGGCGGGGCAGTAAAGGCAGGGAAGAAATGCAGGCGACCTGCAGGAACCTCCTGGCGGAGTCGAGGCGTCCCTTCTTCCCGGCCTTGCCGCTCTTCTTACCGGACATGCGCTTAACCCCCCCCATCGTGCACCGTGAACCTACTTTTTCCGCTCCATGATACCAGAAACGGAAGCGGCTCGTTACACCTGTGCGTGCCCCCTCTTTGCGGGCACGGCGGGGCGCCTGTCGCCCGGCCGCATTTTCCCGCATCGCCGTGAGCGCGCTCCCCGAAGACGGTTGGTGCTATTATCTAAATGGTATGGGGCCGATGGGCGTTTTGGTTTGGGTCAGGAAGATGTCGCGGGAAAGGGAAGGAAGCGGGGATGCCGGAACAGCTCTCTTTCTTCCGTTTCAAGGCCTTACCGGTAACGAGTGCCGACCTGCCCGCAGGCTGCGGCCAAGCGCCTGCGCGTTGCGGGCACTGCGACTATCCGGTAACGAGGACCGACCCACCCGCAGGTTGCGACGGGATGGCCTGGAGGCTGCCTCCGCCACCCCGGGAATACGCGATAGCCATGTTCAGGGGGCACGGCAGCTTCGCCGTGGCACGGGTGCGGCAAGGGGTCTTTCGGTGGACATCCAGCCTGGAGGCATCGTGCAAAGCCCTCTTTCCGCTGCGCCCGCCCTCTCCCCGGGAGAGTCAAGGGGGTGAGGGAAGGCGGTGAGCGGTAACCCGGCCTCGGCGGCGTCCCTTTCTTCCCGTCCGACCAGGGAAAGGACGAGGAGAAGTGCGAAGGCTGCCATGCACAATAAGGCCATCACCAGGCCCAGCGCCCCCGCGCTCTCGCTGGCGCTCGCCAGGAGCAAACCGGCCACCAGCAACGTCGTGCGCGTTCCTTTCATCTTCATCATCCGCTCCTCGTGCGTCCCTACGGTGTCCTCTCGTACATCCGTTCCTGCCGCCACCCGTTGCATGCTATCACCCGCCAGTGACAGCGCGCGGCGCGCGCGGTCGGGCCGGCCGGGTCGCGGGGAGATCCGCCGCGGGAGGGATGGAAGGTGAACAAGGCGGAGAGGCTGATAGACCTCATCGCCATGCTGCTCGAGGCCAGGCGCCCCGTCACCCTGGAGCGCATAAGGAACAGCATCCCCGGCTACCAGCAGGCGAGCGTCGCCTCCTTCAAGCGCATGTTCGAGAGGGACAAGAGCGAGCTGCGCGAGATGGGAGTGCCCATCCGCGTGGAACCCGTGGACCCCTTCGGCGAGGAGATGGGATACCGCATAGCGAAGGAGGAGTATTACCTTCCCGAGATCGATTTCACCCCGGAGGAGAAGGTGGCCCTCCTCCTGGTGAACCGGCTCGCCTCGGGGGGCATGATCCCCCTTTCGCGGGAGGCCGGCTCCGCTCTTCTCAAGCTGAGCCCCGACCTCGGCGACGTCGGGAGAACGGACAGGACGGGATACGCCCCCCTGCGCTTCGTGCATCCTGCGGAGTCCCTCGAGGCCCTTACCAAATTGTGGGAGGCCTCGGTCAAGCGCCGCACGGTGCGTTTCACCTATCGCTCCCTGGGATCTTCCCGCTCCCAGGAGAGGAGCATCGATCCCTACGGGCTCTATTTCGACCGGGGAGCCTGGTACGTCGTCGGCTACTGCCACCTGCGGGGCGAGGTCCGCTCCTTCCGGGTTTCCCGCATCGAGTCGGAGGTGGAGACGACCACCGCTGCGGATGGGGGTCCGGACTTCGAGCGCCCGAAGGATTTCCGCCTGCGGGAGCATGCCCGCATCCTTCCCTGGGAGTTCGAGGAGGGCACGCAGTACCGCGCCGAGGTGCGCTTCTCGCCGCGCATCGCCTGGCTGGTGGAAAGGGACCTCGGGGACATCTACCCTTTCCGTTCCCTCAAGGGGGGAGGCGGGAAGCTGCGGGTCACGGTGCGCAACGAGGAGGCCTTCTGTAACTGGGTCCTCTCCTTCGCCGAGGATGCCGAGGTCCTCTCGCCGCCGGAACTGCGTCGCAAGGTGAAGGAACGCCTCCTGGAGATCATGAGCACGGTGGGAGGTGAAGAGGGTGGCTGATGCGGCGAGGTTGCGGCGCCTGCTCTCCCTCATCCCCTACGTGCTCAAGCACCAGGGGGCGACCTTCGACGAGCTCTGCGAGGTCTTCGGGGTAAGCCGCGCGCAGCTCGTCGACGACCTCAACCTCATCTTCCTCTGCGGCCAGCCGGACTACAGCCCCGCCGACCTCATCGACGTGGTCATCGACGGGGACCGGGTCTACATCGGCATGGCGGACTATTTCTCCCGCCCCCTGCGCTTCACGCCGGCGGAACTCTCCGGGCTCTACCTGGCCTGCAGCGCCCTGGCCAGGCTGGCGGGAGCGCCGGCTTCCCCGGGACTCAGCTCGGTGATGGAGAAGATCCGGGTTGCCCTGGGCATGGAGGAGCTGTCCCCCGAGGAGGTCGAGCAGAGCCTGGAGCTTGCCTCCCACGCCGCGGAAGGGGAGATACTCTCAAGCCTCGCGCGGGCATGCGAGGAGAGCCTGGTCGTGGACATGGAATATTATTCCTACGGCAGGGACGAGCTCACGCGCCGCAGGGTGAGCCCGCTTTCCCTCGAGTTCGGCATGGGCCACTGGTACCTGCGCGCCTGGGACGAACCCAGCGGCGAGGCCAGGGTCTTCCGCGTGGACCGCATCAAGGAGCTCACCTTCAGCGGCGAGACGTTCCGGCCCCCGGAGAAGGAGGAGGAGTCCGGGGGGCCGTACGGTGCGGTAAAGGAGGGAGGTATCACCGTGCGCCTGCGCTTCGCGCCGGCCCTCGCCGGCTGGGCGCGCGAGCAGCCCATCTTCGATGGGGTCGAGGAGGAGGGCCCGTTTCTCGTGTGCTCCCTGAAGACGGACAAGCTCTCGTGGCTGGAGAGGGAGCTCCTGAGCTGGGGTCCCGGGGTGGAGGTGCTCGAGCCGCGGGAGTTGCGGGAGGGCCTCCGCCGCAGGGTGGAGAGGATACTCTCGCTCTACACCGGGAAGGACGGGAAGGGCGGCGCGTAGGAGAACAACGCGAGTTCGCAGGCGTGTCCGCTGAACGTTGAGCAAGGACTTCGTGCGCGGGATACCCGACCCCGGGTCGTCAGCGCGGTTGACGTGAGAGGTAGGCTTGCCGGAAACGGTCGAGGCTCATGCTGTCCAGGTCGTTCTTTATCTCCCTCTGGCGCCGGCGCGCCTTGTCCAGCTCCTTGAACCTCTCCCCGTAGACCAGCCGTTGCGTGCGGAAATCCCAGACCTCGACGAGGAAGCCGTCTCCGTAAGAGGCGTCTATGAAGCCCTTGCTGATGCGCACCTTGAAGGATTTGCTGGCGGCCTCACCGCCGTTCCCTCGCTGCAGAGATTCGCGCCTGTGCAACTTCCGTCCTTCCCCCGTGTCTTCAGGGCCACAGGTGATATTTTAACACCGGACGCAAGAACCGATGAACATTATTATATAAATTGTATGCCAACGTTGGGAGCCCATGGCCTCCGCCCGCGGCGTGGACCCCGCGAACCCATCGTTTATAATGGGGAACGACGACCCTTCCGGAAAGGAGAGTTGCACTTATGCGCAGGTCCATGGTGGCGGTGCTGGTCCCGGCCGTCCTCGCCCTCATGCTCATGGTCCCCGGATGTGGGAACGGTGGGACGGCGCAGGCGGTGGATTACCTCGGGCGCATCTCCGAGATACACGACGGGGTGGCCTGGGACCTGAGCTACGTGCTGGAATCTCTTAGCGGCATTCCCAGGGACGAGTATTACCACCTGGAGGAGCTGCGGGGGCTCTTCGACGAGGCGCGGGGGATCTTCGCGCTGGCATACCGGGAGGCAGACTCCCTGCAGCCGCTGCCGGAGGCGGAGGAACTGCACGCCGATCTCCTGAACTTCTACCGGGAGGGGGAGGAGAAGATCGGCAAAACCGTCGATTCCCTGGGCTTCTTCCAGGCGGTGCTGCCCATGCTGGCCGACGTGCAGAACCTGGCCCTCCCCTCGCTGCCGGAGGCCGCCGCCCCCGAGGAGATCAAGGCGGCGGGGGAGGAGGACCGCCGCACCATCGACATGTACCTGGCGGACCTGGAAGGATGGCGCCCCCCCGAGGGCTTGCTCTCCTACCTTGAGAGGACAAGGGGACTTTTCAACGCCCTCAGGGATGCGATAATCGGCGTGCAGCAGGCGCCGCCCCCCGAAGAGCACGCGAGGCTGTCGCAGTTGCGGGAGCAGTATGCCGCGATGGCGGAAACGGCGCGGCAGCTGCAGGGCGAGGTGGCAAGCTTCCTGTCCGGCGTGGGTTCCGGCATAGACGCCCTTATCAGGGAGGGGAGGGAGCTGGCGTCGCGCGTCCAGGACCTGCTGGGGGCTCCCACGGCGACACCCCCGGAAAAGAGATAAGGCCGTATATCGCGGGAATCCGCATCGCCACGAGCGAAGCCACGAGCGAAGGGAGAAGAAGGTGGGCATGAATTCCGACGACGCGGTACACGCCCTGTTCAACCCCCGCCGCATGGCGGTCGTGGGGGCTTCGGCCAACCCGGCCAAGTGGGGACACATAGTGCCCTCAAACATACTCAGGAACGGTTACCGGGGAGACCTCTTCCTGGTCAACCCGCGGGGAGGGAGCATCCACGGCAGGGACGTACACCGCAGCCTTGTGGAGATAGGGGAACCCGTCGACCTGGCCATGATCACCATCCCCGCGGAGGAGGTGGCGAAGGTCATGGACGATTGCGCCCGCGCGCGGGTGAAGGCTGCCATCGTCATCTCCGGCGGCTTCAGCGAGTCCTCGCCGGAGGGCAGGAGGCTGGAGGAGGAGCTGGTGGAGGCGGCGCGCGCGCGCGGCGTGAGGCTGGTGGGGCCGAACACCATGGGCATCTACTCCGCGCCGTGGTGCCTCAG of Actinomycetota bacterium contains these proteins:
- a CDS encoding YafY family transcriptional regulator, producing the protein MNKAERLIDLIAMLLEARRPVTLERIRNSIPGYQQASVASFKRMFERDKSELREMGVPIRVEPVDPFGEEMGYRIAKEEYYLPEIDFTPEEKVALLLVNRLASGGMIPLSREAGSALLKLSPDLGDVGRTDRTGYAPLRFVHPAESLEALTKLWEASVKRRTVRFTYRSLGSSRSQERSIDPYGLYFDRGAWYVVGYCHLRGEVRSFRVSRIESEVETTTAADGGPDFERPKDFRLREHARILPWEFEEGTQYRAEVRFSPRIAWLVERDLGDIYPFRSLKGGGGKLRVTVRNEEAFCNWVLSFAEDAEVLSPPELRRKVKERLLEIMSTVGGEEGG
- a CDS encoding WYL domain-containing protein, producing MADAARLRRLLSLIPYVLKHQGATFDELCEVFGVSRAQLVDDLNLIFLCGQPDYSPADLIDVVIDGDRVYIGMADYFSRPLRFTPAELSGLYLACSALARLAGAPASPGLSSVMEKIRVALGMEELSPEEVEQSLELASHAAEGEILSSLARACEESLVVDMEYYSYGRDELTRRRVSPLSLEFGMGHWYLRAWDEPSGEARVFRVDRIKELTFSGETFRPPEKEEESGGPYGAVKEGGITVRLRFAPALAGWAREQPIFDGVEEEGPFLVCSLKTDKLSWLERELLSWGPGVEVLEPRELREGLRRRVERILSLYTGKDGKGGA